The following proteins come from a genomic window of Proteinivorax hydrogeniformans:
- the hrcA gene encoding heat-inducible transcriptional repressor HrcA: protein MAKNDILCIVSTQAYRVLTRKMGVDYMVDLGARKREILKAIVLDYINTAEPIGSRTLAKRHQIGFSPATIRNEMADLEELGFLVQPHTSSGRIPSQLGYRIFVDDLMERDRLKREEAHKLKTMYSKKLSDLNLLIEHTATTLSKITNYTSVVVSTERPGLEIKHLDYVQLSDREGLILFVTENGSVEHKKIRFSAPFKSEEIEIILQVLRSKLVGNKLTKSVAQLVSEIQNEFYNFSPILLEFTESILSSLFKTQNTKVATGGTSNFLSQPEFNDINKIRSLLSILEQNSILLDLLEQNSQEEGVNVKIGNELIVSQFHDCSLVSTTFNIDGISTGKIGVIGPQRMDYGKVMKVLEYISSNFDQLIE, encoded by the coding sequence TTGGCTAAAAATGATATTTTATGTATAGTTAGCACTCAAGCTTATAGAGTGCTAACAAGAAAGATGGGGGTTGATTATATGGTGGATTTAGGTGCTAGAAAACGGGAAATTCTAAAAGCTATTGTGCTAGACTACATTAACACAGCTGAACCTATAGGCTCTCGCACGCTGGCTAAAAGACACCAAATCGGATTTAGTCCAGCTACCATACGGAACGAAATGGCAGACCTAGAAGAGTTAGGATTTTTAGTTCAACCGCATACTTCCTCTGGTCGAATCCCCAGCCAACTTGGATATAGAATTTTTGTAGATGATTTAATGGAGAGGGATAGGTTAAAGCGAGAGGAAGCACATAAACTTAAGACTATGTACTCAAAAAAGTTAAGTGATCTAAATCTTTTAATTGAGCATACTGCCACAACCTTATCAAAAATTACAAACTACACATCTGTAGTTGTAAGTACAGAACGACCAGGACTAGAGATAAAGCACTTAGATTATGTTCAATTATCCGACCGAGAGGGCTTGATTCTTTTTGTGACAGAAAATGGCTCCGTAGAGCATAAGAAAATTCGTTTTAGTGCACCTTTTAAAAGTGAAGAAATAGAAATCATTTTACAAGTTTTAAGATCTAAGTTAGTCGGAAATAAGCTTACCAAAAGTGTGGCTCAATTAGTTTCCGAAATACAAAATGAATTTTATAACTTCAGCCCTATATTGTTAGAGTTTACCGAAAGCATCCTATCTTCGCTTTTTAAGACTCAAAACACCAAAGTTGCAACTGGTGGAACCTCCAACTTTTTGTCTCAGCCAGAGTTTAATGACATAAACAAAATCAGAAGTTTGCTGAGTATATTAGAACAAAATAGTATTTTGTTAGATTTACTAGAGCAAAACTCACAAGAAGAGGGAGTAAATGTAAAAATTGGAAACGAATTAATAGTAAGCCAGTTCCACGATTGCTCTTTAGTGTCAACAACATTTAATATTGACGGAATATCAACCGGCAAAATAGGAGTTATAGGGCCACAGCGCATGGACTATGGTAAAGTGATGAAGGTATTAGAATATATCTCCAGTAACTTTGACCAACTGATTGAATAA
- the grpE gene encoding nucleotide exchange factor GrpE — MAKENKEEIKEENQQEQKEEHAENEKPENSDENQNQTKQEYQAEIQSLKNDLKREEEKNEQILGQLARLQADFDNFRKRTTKEKSDIIKSANSDLILKLLPVLDNFELALQNQQEDGFRKGVEMILRQLVDTLEKEGLQEIDALNKPFDPTLHEAVMQEDNDTVEENTVIEVMRKGYLLNDKLLRPSMVKVSK; from the coding sequence TTGGCAAAAGAGAATAAAGAGGAAATAAAAGAAGAAAATCAGCAAGAGCAAAAAGAAGAGCATGCAGAGAATGAAAAGCCAGAAAATAGTGATGAAAATCAAAATCAAACTAAGCAAGAATATCAAGCTGAGATTCAGTCCTTAAAAAATGATCTAAAAAGAGAAGAAGAGAAAAACGAACAGATCTTAGGGCAGCTTGCTAGATTGCAGGCTGATTTTGATAACTTTAGAAAAAGAACCACAAAAGAGAAAAGCGACATAATAAAAAGCGCAAATTCCGATTTAATTTTAAAGCTACTACCTGTACTAGATAATTTTGAATTGGCACTACAAAACCAGCAAGAAGATGGTTTTCGTAAAGGTGTAGAAATGATTCTAAGACAGCTTGTTGATACACTAGAAAAAGAGGGACTACAAGAAATAGATGCCCTTAACAAGCCCTTTGACCCTACCTTACATGAGGCGGTAATGCAGGAAGATAATGATACCGTCGAAGAAAACACTGTAATAGAGGTTATGCGAAAGGGTTACTTACTTAACGATAAACTGCTTCGACCATCAATGGTCAAAGTATCTAAATAA
- the dnaK gene encoding molecular chaperone DnaK, with amino-acid sequence MGKVIGIDLGTTNSVISVMEGGEPTVIANAEGSRTTPSVVGFTKDGERLVGQTAKNQAITNPNTVASVKRHMGTNHKEKVGDKEYTPQEISAFTLQKLKADAESYLGDKVSQAVITVPAYFSDSQRQATKDAGKIAGLEVLRIINEPTAAALAYGLDKAEEDQTVLVFDLGGGTFDVSVLELGENVVEVRATSGNNRLGGDDFDERVVEYLTAEFKKQTGIDLSKDKTAVQRLKDAAEKAKIELSNVVNTNVNLPFISANENGPQHLDISLTRAKFNELTADLVEKTMKPTERALKDSGFSASEIDKVILVGGSTRIPAVQEAISKKLGKEPSKGVNPDEVVAMGAAIQAGVLAGDVKDVLLLDVTPLSLGIETLGGVFTKLIERNTTIPTSKSQVFSTAADNQPSVDIHVLQGEREMAQYNKTLGRFTLDGIPPAPRGVPQIEVTFDIDANGIVNVSAKDKGTNKEQKITIQSSSGIDDEEIDRMVKEAEEYAEEDQKRKEQVEIRNNADNLVYTTEKTLKDLGDKVENEQKESIEKLVEDVKEALKGEDTDKIKEASDKLSEELHKISSKIYEQQAAEQQAQQGGEQTQQQDEDVVDADFTEVDDEDK; translated from the coding sequence ATGGGAAAAGTAATTGGAATTGATTTAGGAACAACAAACTCAGTAATTTCCGTTATGGAAGGTGGAGAACCAACAGTTATTGCAAATGCTGAAGGTAGCAGAACAACACCATCAGTAGTAGGATTTACCAAAGATGGCGAAAGGTTAGTAGGTCAAACTGCTAAAAACCAAGCCATTACTAACCCAAATACAGTTGCGTCTGTAAAAAGGCATATGGGTACTAACCATAAAGAAAAAGTTGGTGATAAGGAATACACACCACAGGAAATATCAGCTTTTACTTTGCAAAAACTAAAAGCCGATGCTGAAAGCTACTTAGGTGATAAAGTGTCTCAGGCAGTAATTACAGTGCCTGCATACTTTAGTGATAGCCAACGTCAGGCGACAAAAGATGCTGGAAAAATTGCTGGCCTAGAAGTACTTAGAATAATCAACGAGCCTACAGCTGCAGCGCTAGCGTATGGTTTAGATAAAGCTGAAGAAGATCAAACAGTATTAGTTTTTGACTTAGGTGGAGGAACATTTGATGTAAGTGTACTTGAGCTAGGCGAAAACGTTGTAGAAGTTAGAGCAACAAGCGGAAACAATCGTTTAGGTGGCGATGACTTTGACGAAAGAGTTGTTGAGTATTTAACAGCTGAATTTAAAAAACAAACTGGGATTGACCTAAGCAAGGATAAAACAGCAGTGCAAAGACTGAAAGATGCTGCAGAAAAAGCTAAAATTGAGCTTTCAAATGTTGTAAACACTAACGTTAATCTGCCATTTATTTCGGCTAATGAAAATGGCCCACAACATTTAGATATCAGCCTAACCAGGGCTAAGTTTAATGAACTTACTGCTGACCTGGTGGAAAAAACCATGAAACCAACAGAAAGAGCTCTTAAAGATTCAGGGTTTTCAGCTTCTGAAATAGATAAAGTTATCCTAGTAGGTGGTTCAACTAGAATTCCAGCCGTACAAGAAGCTATCAGCAAAAAGCTTGGCAAAGAGCCTAGCAAAGGAGTAAATCCTGACGAAGTTGTAGCTATGGGGGCTGCTATTCAAGCGGGAGTTTTAGCAGGTGATGTTAAAGATGTACTGCTGCTAGATGTTACACCTCTATCTTTGGGAATTGAGACTTTAGGTGGCGTATTTACCAAGCTGATTGAAAGAAACACCACAATCCCTACATCTAAGAGTCAAGTGTTCTCAACTGCTGCTGACAACCAACCATCTGTTGACATCCATGTCCTGCAAGGTGAACGTGAAATGGCTCAATACAATAAAACTCTAGGAAGATTCACCTTAGATGGTATTCCACCAGCGCCAAGAGGAGTACCTCAAATTGAGGTAACATTCGACATTGACGCTAACGGTATTGTAAACGTGTCTGCTAAAGATAAAGGAACCAATAAAGAACAAAAAATTACAATCCAGTCTTCAAGCGGTATCGATGATGAAGAAATAGATCGCATGGTAAAAGAGGCAGAAGAATATGCTGAGGAAGATCAAAAGCGTAAAGAGCAAGTAGAGATTAGAAATAATGCCGACAACTTAGTATATACTACTGAAAAAACCCTAAAAGACCTAGGTGATAAAGTTGAAAACGAGCAGAAAGAGTCCATTGAAAAGCTAGTGGAAGATGTAAAAGAGGCTCTAAAAGGCGAAGATACTGACAAGATAAAAGAAGCTTCTGACAAACTATCAGAAGAACTTCATAAAATATCTTCAAAAATTTATGAGCAGCAAGCTGCTGAACAACAAGCTCAACAAGGCGGCGAACAAACCCAGCAGCAAGATGAAGATGTTGTTGACGCTGACTTTACAGAAGTAGACGACGAAGATAAGTAA
- the dnaJ gene encoding molecular chaperone DnaJ, producing MLNKRDYYEVLGVDKNASEQEVKKAYRKLARKYHPDVNPGNKEAETKFKEAKEAYEVLSNPQKRQQYDQFGHADFDGGFGGAGGQGFGGQGFGGFEDIFDSFFGGGFGGRTARRTGPTRGNDLRYDMNITFEEAAFGVEKNIEVEKMERCDKCRGTGAKSEDSIKHCSTCNGSGEVRRTQNTPLGQFVSSSPCPTCGGEGTQIKDPCTECNGQGKYRKRKTINVNIPAGVDHGSRLRVSGEGEPGNKGGPSGDLYVYLGVKPHPKFKRRDNQVLSEETISYVQGALGVEIEVDTLDGKGKLKVPAGTQSGTVFKLKNKGIPYLRGSGRGDHHVKVKVTIPKKVSKEERDLLQQLAELRGEKIDETDKGFISRVKDAFK from the coding sequence ATATTGAATAAAAGAGACTATTATGAGGTTTTAGGGGTAGATAAAAATGCTAGCGAACAAGAGGTTAAAAAAGCCTATAGAAAGTTAGCTAGAAAATACCACCCTGATGTTAACCCTGGAAATAAAGAAGCAGAGACAAAATTTAAGGAAGCTAAAGAAGCTTATGAGGTGCTAAGTAATCCTCAAAAGCGTCAACAATACGACCAATTCGGTCATGCTGACTTTGATGGTGGTTTTGGTGGTGCAGGTGGTCAAGGCTTTGGCGGTCAGGGCTTTGGGGGATTTGAAGACATCTTTGACTCTTTTTTTGGGGGCGGATTTGGAGGGCGAACTGCTCGAAGAACCGGCCCGACCCGAGGAAATGATTTGCGCTATGATATGAATATAACCTTTGAAGAAGCAGCCTTCGGAGTAGAAAAGAATATTGAAGTCGAAAAAATGGAACGTTGCGATAAATGTAGAGGCACAGGGGCCAAATCAGAAGATTCTATTAAGCACTGTTCTACTTGTAATGGAAGTGGAGAAGTTAGAAGAACACAAAACACCCCCCTTGGCCAGTTTGTAAGCTCCAGTCCTTGTCCTACATGTGGGGGAGAAGGTACTCAAATAAAAGATCCTTGTACAGAGTGTAACGGTCAAGGTAAATATCGCAAAAGAAAAACTATAAATGTTAACATACCTGCAGGAGTTGATCACGGATCTAGGCTACGTGTCAGCGGCGAAGGAGAGCCAGGCAACAAAGGTGGACCATCAGGAGACCTTTATGTATACTTAGGTGTTAAGCCTCATCCTAAGTTTAAACGCCGAGATAACCAAGTGCTTAGCGAAGAAACAATTAGCTATGTTCAAGGAGCGTTAGGAGTGGAAATAGAGGTTGACACACTAGATGGCAAAGGTAAATTAAAAGTACCTGCAGGAACACAAAGCGGTACTGTGTTTAAGTTGAAGAATAAAGGAATACCATACCTTCGCGGAAGTGGTCGTGGTGACCATCATGTAAAGGTTAAGGTGACTATACCTAAAAAAGTAAGTAAAGAAGAGCGCGATCTGTTACAGCAACTTGCAGAGCTTCGTGGAGAAAAAATTGATGAAACAGATAAAGGTTTTATCAGTAGAGTGAAAGACGCTTTCAAATAA
- the prmA gene encoding 50S ribosomal protein L11 methyltransferase: MEWLEVKIVTDTEELEVLNNYIHELGIGGVVIEDPSTIESYIEDNKWDAYSEQLLDLSENIVVKCYLPMDNQVFDTLSAIKTFVQLHCEKTDESKVTTSQLSESDWENHWKQYFKPVEVAPNLIIKPPWESYEPKSKAVVVELDPGQAFGTGTHPTTAMCLNKITELIKTDDKVLDVGCGSGVLSITAAKHGAHDVIGLDVDSTAIRVAKQNLKLNNCENIKFIRGSLDDLDTLRADLVIVNIIADVILSILPNISRYIKEDGHLVLSGIILPRQKEVVESLNKNGYTIKDIDTDGDWVCITAQRWSDV; this comes from the coding sequence GTGGAGTGGTTAGAGGTTAAAATAGTAACTGATACAGAAGAATTAGAAGTTTTAAATAACTATATTCATGAGCTGGGGATAGGGGGAGTTGTGATAGAAGATCCTTCTACCATTGAAAGTTATATTGAAGATAACAAGTGGGATGCGTATAGTGAACAGCTACTAGATTTAAGTGAAAACATAGTTGTTAAGTGTTACCTTCCAATGGATAACCAAGTTTTCGATACATTATCTGCAATTAAAACCTTTGTACAATTGCACTGCGAAAAAACTGATGAAAGCAAAGTGACCACTTCACAACTATCAGAAAGTGATTGGGAAAATCACTGGAAACAGTATTTTAAGCCTGTGGAAGTTGCTCCTAATTTAATTATAAAGCCTCCGTGGGAAAGTTATGAACCCAAGTCAAAAGCTGTTGTTGTGGAACTTGACCCAGGTCAGGCTTTTGGGACTGGAACCCATCCTACAACCGCCATGTGCTTAAATAAGATAACAGAGCTAATAAAGACAGACGACAAGGTCTTAGACGTTGGTTGTGGTTCTGGAGTTCTATCTATAACCGCTGCTAAACATGGAGCCCACGACGTTATAGGGCTTGACGTTGACTCTACTGCTATTAGAGTAGCTAAGCAAAATTTAAAGCTTAATAACTGCGAAAACATAAAGTTTATCCGGGGAAGTTTAGATGATTTAGATACTTTAAGGGCTGACCTAGTGATAGTAAATATCATTGCAGATGTTATTTTGAGTATTTTACCAAATATAAGCCGGTACATTAAGGAAGATGGCCACTTAGTTCTTTCGGGTATTATTTTGCCTAGGCAAAAAGAAGTTGTAGAAAGTCTTAATAAAAATGGATATACTATTAAAGATATAGATACAGACGGTGACTGGGTATGCATAACAGCTCAGAGGTGGAGCGATGTTTAG